In a single window of the Dinghuibacter silviterrae genome:
- a CDS encoding beta-N-acetylhexosaminidase, producing MKKTLLLMLLAQSTLAQSRINIVPLPVSVTEHSGSFLLSPTTRLVVKDASLQKEAAYFNDYLQQFYGFTLQTSTETGSGSIVLGEGKTKLEGDEAYHLEVSRKGVKIGGRTSTGVFYALQSLIQLLPVPDSGATLSALSIPVVSIEDAPRFAYRGLHLDVGRHFFNAAFVKKFIDLMAHYKYNTFHWHLTEDQGWRIEIKRYPLLTQVGSVRKETMIGKNFNPYKGDGTPYGGFYTQDEIRDVVQYALARHITIIPEIEMPGHSLAALTAYPYLGCTGGPYEVGTKWGVFDDVYCAGNDSVFTFVENVLDEVMDLFPSKYIHIGGDECPKTRWKTCPKCQKRIHDLGLKDEEQLQSYFIQRIEKYVNSKGRSIIGWDEILEGGLSPNATVMSWRGEEGGIAAAQQHHNVIMTPGKWTYLDHYQADPSTEPLAIGGFLPVDTVYSYNPYPAALASTEAHYILGAQGNVWTEYMATTDYVEYMVYPRALALAEVVWTPASLRGYPGFLVRNRAQQGKLLKLWHVNYAPHIFQ from the coding sequence ATGAAAAAAACGCTTCTTCTCATGCTTCTCGCTCAGAGCACTCTTGCCCAGTCACGAATCAACATCGTACCGTTGCCGGTATCGGTCACGGAACACTCTGGGAGTTTTCTCTTGAGCCCCACTACCCGCCTGGTCGTAAAGGACGCGTCGCTCCAAAAGGAAGCCGCTTATTTCAACGACTACCTCCAGCAATTCTACGGCTTTACGCTCCAGACCAGCACGGAAACCGGGTCCGGATCGATCGTGCTGGGCGAGGGGAAGACAAAGCTGGAAGGGGACGAGGCCTATCACCTGGAGGTATCCCGCAAAGGTGTCAAGATCGGGGGGCGGACGTCCACCGGTGTGTTTTACGCGCTGCAAAGCCTGATCCAGTTGCTTCCGGTGCCGGACAGCGGGGCGACGCTATCTGCTTTGTCTATACCCGTTGTTTCCATCGAGGACGCCCCACGTTTTGCCTACCGCGGGTTGCACCTCGACGTAGGCCGTCACTTTTTTAACGCGGCTTTTGTCAAGAAGTTCATCGACCTGATGGCGCACTATAAGTACAATACCTTTCACTGGCACCTCACCGAGGACCAGGGCTGGCGGATCGAGATCAAACGCTATCCCCTCCTGACGCAGGTGGGCTCTGTCCGGAAGGAGACCATGATCGGCAAGAATTTCAACCCCTACAAGGGCGACGGCACCCCCTACGGCGGTTTCTATACCCAAGACGAGATCAGGGATGTGGTGCAATATGCGTTGGCACGGCACATCACCATCATCCCGGAAATCGAAATGCCCGGACACTCGCTGGCGGCGCTGACGGCCTATCCTTATTTAGGTTGTACCGGGGGTCCCTATGAAGTCGGTACCAAGTGGGGCGTCTTTGACGACGTCTATTGTGCAGGGAACGACTCCGTTTTCACGTTTGTCGAAAACGTACTGGACGAAGTGATGGATCTTTTCCCCTCCAAATACATCCACATCGGCGGAGACGAATGTCCCAAGACGCGCTGGAAGACGTGTCCCAAGTGCCAGAAACGCATCCACGACCTGGGGCTGAAAGACGAGGAACAACTCCAGAGCTATTTCATACAGCGCATTGAAAAATATGTCAACAGCAAGGGCCGCAGCATCATCGGCTGGGACGAAATCCTGGAAGGCGGGCTGTCCCCCAACGCCACGGTCATGAGCTGGCGAGGGGAAGAAGGCGGTATCGCCGCCGCCCAACAACACCACAACGTCATCATGACGCCGGGCAAATGGACGTACCTGGACCACTACCAGGCGGATCCTTCTACGGAGCCCCTGGCCATCGGCGGTTTCCTGCCCGTCGATACCGTTTATAGCTATAACCCCTACCCCGCGGCTTTGGCGTCCACCGAAGCCCACTATATCCTTGGCGCCCAGGGCAACGTCTGGACGGAGTATATGGCCACGACCGATTATGTCGAGTACATGGTTTATCCGCGGGCACTGGCGCTGGCGGAGGTCGTGTGGACACCGGCTTCGTTGCGCGGGTATCCGGGTTTTCTTGTGCGCAACCGCGCCCAGCAAGGCAAGCTCCTCAAACTCTGGCACGTCAATTATGCACCTCATATATTTCAATAG